A stretch of the Notamacropus eugenii isolate mMacEug1 chromosome 2, mMacEug1.pri_v2, whole genome shotgun sequence genome encodes the following:
- the LOC140522928 gene encoding trace amine-associated receptor 6-like encodes MSSNNGSQSAAVQLCYENINGSCIQTPYSLGPRVILYLVFGSGAVLPVLGNLLVMTSILHFKQLHSPASFLIASLSCADFLVGATVMPFSMVRSVESCWYFGESYCKLHSTFDAEFCYASLFHLCFTSIDRYIAVTDPLVYPTKFTLSVSGLCIAFSWTITLSYSGSVFYTGVNDDGLEELVSALNCVGGCQMAVNQKWIIIHFLLFFIPSLVMIILYSKIFLVAKFQARKIENTSSKGASSSSESYKARVSKRERKAAKTLGIAVIAFLISWLPYSIDSLIDVFLGFITPAYVYEICCWFAYYNSAVNPLIYAFFYPWFRKAIKLIVTGKVLQNGSSTMNLFSEHE; translated from the coding sequence ATGAGCAGTAACAATGGGTCCCAGTCTGCAGCTGTACAACTCTGCTATGAGAACATCAATGGgtcctgcattcagactccctacTCTCTGGGACCCCGGGTCATCCTCTACCTGGTCTTTGGCTCTGGGGCAGTGCTGCCTGTGTTGGGAAACCTCTTGGTGATGACTTCTATCCTTCACTTCAAGCAGTTGCACTCTCCAGCCAGCTTTCTCATTGCCTCCTTGTCTTGTGCTGACTTTTTGGTGGGAGCCACTGTGATGCCCTTCAGCATGGTGAGGTCAGTGGAGAGCTGCTGGTACTTTGGGGAGAGTTACTGCAAACTGCATAGCACTTTTGATGCGGAATTTTGTTATGCTTCCCTCTTTCACCTGTGCTTCACCTCTATTGATAGATATATTGCTGTTACAGATCCTCTAGTCTATCCAACCAAGTTTACCCTCTCTGTGTCTGGGCTGTGCATTGCTTTCTCCTGGACCATCACTCTGTCTTACAGTGGGTCTGTTTTTTACACAGGTGTCAATGACGATGGGCTAGAGGAATTAGTAAGTGCCCTCAACTGTGTGGGAGGTTGTCAGATGGCTGTGAATCAAAAGTGGATCATAatacattttttattgtttttcatacCCAGTCTAGTTATGATTATTCTTTATTCCAAGATTTTtcttgtagctaaattccaggcTAGAAAGATTGAAAACACAAGTAGCAAAGGGGCATCTTCATCCTCAGAGAGTTACAAAGCCAGAGTAtccaagagggagagaaaagcagcCAAAACCCTGGGCATTGCAGTGATTGCGTTTCTGATTTCGTGGTTACCCTACTCAATTGACTCATTAATTGATGTGTTTCTTGGCTTCATCACCCCTGCCTATGTCTATGAGATCTGCTGTTGGTTTGCTTATTATAACTCAGCTGTGAATCCCCTGATTTATGCTTTCTTTTACCCTTGGTTTCGTAAAGCTATAAAACTCATTGTCACTGGCAAAGTCTTACAGAATGGCTCTTCAACCATGAATTTGTTTTCTGAACATGAATAA
- the LOC140523807 gene encoding LOW QUALITY PROTEIN: trace amine-associated receptor 9-like (The sequence of the model RefSeq protein was modified relative to this genomic sequence to represent the inferred CDS: inserted 1 base in 1 codon), producing the protein MMSSSNESQPAAIQLCYDNINGSCIKTSYSPAPRVILYLAFGSGALLAVLGNLLVMTSILHFKQLHSPANFLIASLACADFLVGATVMPFSMVRSVESCWYFGENYCKFHSCFDASFCYSSIFHLCFISIDRYIAVTDPLVYPTKFTLSVSGICIAFCWFLAITYSFSLFYTGANDDGLEELVSALSCVGGCQIAMNQTWVLIDFLLFFIPTLVMVILYCKXFLVAKEQARKIESMSSKTESSSESYKARVSKRERKAAKTLGIAVIAFLISWFPYFIESIIDAFLGFITPTYIYEILVWFGYYNSAMNPLIYAFFYPWFRRAITLIVSGKVFRGHSSTIDLFSEQAKV; encoded by the exons ATGATGAGCAGCAGTAATGAGTCCCAGCCTGCAGCTATACAGCTCTGCTATGACAACATCAATGGGTCCTGCATTAAAACCTCCTACTCTCCAGCACCCAGAGTCATCCTCTACCTGGCCTTTGGCTCTGGAGCTCTGCTGGCTGTCTTGGGAAACCTCTTGGTGATGACTTCTATCCTTCACTTCAAGCAGCTGCACTCTCCAGCCAACTTTCTCATTGCCTCCTTGGCTTGTGCTGACTTTTTGGTGGGAGCCACTGTGATGCCCTTTAGCATGGTGAGGTCAGTGGAGAGTTGCTGGTATTTTGGGGAGAATTATTGTAAATTTCACTCTTGTTTTGATGCATCATTTTgttattcttctatttttcatttgtgcTTCATTTCCATTGATAGATACATTGCTGTCACTGACCCTCTGGTCTATCCAACCAAATTCACTTTGTCAGTTTCAGGAATATGCATTGCATTCTGCTGGTTCCTTGCCATTACGTatagtttttcacttttttacaCAGGTGCCAATGATGATGGGTTGGAGGAATTAGTAAGTGCCCTGAGCTGTGTGGGAGGTTGTCAGATTGCTATGAATCAAACCTGGGTACTGATAGACTTTCTGTTGTTCTTCATTCCCACTCTGGTCATGGTCATTCTTTACTGTA ATTTTCTAGTAGCTAAAGAGCaggctagaaagatagaaagTATGAGCAGCAAAACTGAATCATCCTCAGAGAGTTACAAAGCCAGAGTGtccaagagggagagaaaagctgCAAAAACTCTGGGTATTGCAGTGATTGCATTTCTGATTTCATGGTTCCCCTATTTTATTGAATCAATAATTGATGCATTCCTAGGGTTCATCACCCCAACATATATTTATGAGATTTTAGTTTGGTTTGGCTATTATAACTCAGCCATGAACCCTCTGATCTATGCTTTCTTTTACCCTTGGTTTCGAAGAGCAATTACACTGATTGTCAGTGGGAAAGTCTTCAGAGGGCACTCTTCAACCATCGACTTGTTTTCTGAACAAGCTAAGGTCTGA